One Candidatus Bathyarchaeia archaeon genomic window, ATCCTCCGCCGGCGGTATGACTGGGACCATCTTGAGGATCCTCTTCGAATGGACCGTTTTAAGCGGTATCATCTCGCCCTTGACGGCATAGGCAGTGGCGAAGGGGGAATGGTAATGGACGATCCCACCGACATCCTTCCGAACCTCGTATATCTCCAAATGTGCCCTCAAATCCCTTGTGGGCCTGCCGCTTCCCTCAACCAAATTCCCGTGACCATCAACGACTAAGAGGTCATCCCCCCTCAACTCGAAGAGGGACATCCCGCTCGGCTTCACCAAGAAGAGCCCGCCCCCCAGCCTCATGCTGATGTTCCCGCCGGAGGAGACTTGCATGCCTGCCAAGAACGCCCTTCGACAAATCCTTACGAACTCCCTTCGCTCGTTGGCCCAAGTCGCCATCGCCATCCCCTCGCCCCGCTAGGGATAGACCGGCCTTCGGCCAATGTTCCTCCCATGGCCTGGGAATATCCGATCCGGGCCAGTCCTTCGGAATATGCGCTCCATGCTATCGAACATGTCGAATACGTCGACATATCGCCCCATGGGGGTGAACGGCAGGCCCCTATGCCCATCCGGCTCGAGGTTCTCATCCGAGAAGACGGCATCCCCCGCGATAACGTAAACCCCATCATCCGTTTCCACGGCGACCGATTGATGGCCCGGGGAATGGCCGGGCGTTGGGAAGATCGTTATATATGGGCGGAGCCGATATTCGCCGGAGATTACCTTGAAATTAACCCCGTCAAATGGGGGCGTAACGCCCAGCCTTTTGGACTCATAGGATTTGAGGTAGAGGGGATGGGGGTCTAGGGCGAATTGAAGCTCCCTTCGGTGGACGTAGAACTTTGCATTCCTGAAGAGCTTCATATTTGAGCAATGATCCCAATGGAGATGGGTGAAGACAACGGCATCTATGTCCTCCGGCTCGATGCCCAGCTCCCTCAATCGCTCATCGATCCGATATCCCTCGGGCTGGCGGGAGCCCGGATGATGCCAATCGGCCCTCTCGGTTTCGCACATCCCGGTATCGATCAGGATCCTCTCTTTTCCATCCGTCACCAAGAAGGCCCAATCCGGGACATCGATCTCCTCGCCATATCCCCTTCCCATGGTTATATAAGCGCCCTTATCGACCCTTATGAACCCAGTATTCATTGGATAGATCTTAACGCCCATGCACTTTATCGCCTCGTTATGGGCTTTCGGGAGCCTTTGCATTTAAAACCTTCGCACATGGATCCGGCCATCATTCCCAAAGCCTCCGCCCGATGCGCTCCTCGAATAGCCCCATGACCTCCCTTGTTACGGGCCCGGGCTTCCCATCGCCTATCCTGACGCCATCGATGGCCACTATCGGCATGACCCCGTGGCCCGAGGAGGTCAAGAAGGCCTCCTCCAAATGCTGTATTTCCGAAGTCTTGACGAATCTATATTCGACCGGTATCTTCCCGCGGACAAGCTCCAGGACCGTCCTCCGCGTTATCCCGTCTAAGACATCGCTGCCAGCGGTTATTATCTTCCCATCCCTGACGGCGAAGAAGCTGCAAACCATACATTCGTAGAGGAGGCCCCCATATGAGTAAATGGCTTCATGGGCCCCTTGGAGCCTAGCCCTCCTCAGGGCCCTGACGGCGATGGCGTAGTTCAGGGTCTTCGCCTCCGGGAGATCCCTCTTAGCCGGATACGTGATGGCCTTGACGCCCTCCGTGAAGAACTCCCTCGGATAGGCATCGATCGGCTTAACTATTACTATGAGGCTGGGCCGTTCAGATGGGGAGAGCGAATCGGGACTATCGCCGCCGGTGGCCACGATCCTTATGCCCATCTCGCCTCCTGGATTCCTGCCCAACGCCTCATGGACGATCCCCTCGAGCTCTCCCAAGCTCCAAGGCAGCTCCAGCTCTATGAGCCTCGCCGATTTCAGTAACCTCTCCAAATGATCCCTAAGCCTGAACGGCTCCCGGCCGTAGGTCCTCGTGAAATCGAAGACGCCATAGCCCCGGAGGAGGCCCAAATCCGAAACGGCCACTTTCGCTTGGCTTTGGGGGAGGAACTCGCCGTTCACGTAGAAGATGGGCTCCTTCGCCCCATGGCCCAAGCCCGATCGGATCCAAATCCACGGCCCGAAAGATAAGCTTGTGGGATCCGAGCCTTGCGAGCCATGCGATCCTTCGGATTTGAAGGTTGGAAAATTTTATCTTCCAAAGGGGCGCAAAAGGATGGGGGAAAAGGGATTTTGATCGAGAGGGTGAAGACGGGAGTCGACGGCTTGGACGAGGTCATTGGGGGAGGC contains:
- a CDS encoding class II aldolase/adducin family protein, producing MATWANERREFVRICRRAFLAGMQVSSGGNISMRLGGGLFLVKPSGMSLFELRGDDLLVVDGHGNLVEGSGRPTRDLRAHLEIYEVRKDVGGIVHYHSPFATAYAVKGEMIPLKTVHSKRILKMVPVIPPAEDGSDAMARLVKEAFSDPGVCAAILSGHGIIAAGSSLRSAEDLAELLEESAKIALLSQFAAKPFGY
- a CDS encoding N-acyl homoserine lactonase family protein — protein: MQRLPKAHNEAIKCMGVKIYPMNTGFIRVDKGAYITMGRGYGEEIDVPDWAFLVTDGKERILIDTGMCETERADWHHPGSRQPEGYRIDERLRELGIEPEDIDAVVFTHLHWDHCSNMKLFRNAKFYVHRRELQFALDPHPLYLKSYESKRLGVTPPFDGVNFKVISGEYRLRPYITIFPTPGHSPGHQSVAVETDDGVYVIAGDAVFSDENLEPDGHRGLPFTPMGRYVDVFDMFDSMERIFRRTGPDRIFPGHGRNIGRRPVYP
- a CDS encoding aminotransferase class IV, producing MGHGAKEPIFYVNGEFLPQSQAKVAVSDLGLLRGYGVFDFTRTYGREPFRLRDHLERLLKSARLIELELPWSLGELEGIVHEALGRNPGGEMGIRIVATGGDSPDSLSPSERPSLIVIVKPIDAYPREFFTEGVKAITYPAKRDLPEAKTLNYAIAVRALRRARLQGAHEAIYSYGGLLYECMVCSFFAVRDGKIITAGSDVLDGITRRTVLELVRGKIPVEYRFVKTSEIQHLEEAFLTSSGHGVMPIVAIDGVRIGDGKPGPVTREVMGLFEERIGRRLWE